In Lewinellaceae bacterium, a single window of DNA contains:
- the clpX gene encoding ATP-dependent Clp protease ATP-binding subunit ClpX: MRRSKQSYRCSFCGRDKSEALILIAGIDGHICEVCVEQAGEIIEEELYGGKRKEEGKKDFLIPDKITPREIKTHLDHYVIGQDEAKKFLSVAVYNHYKRLRQSRHEEVEIEKSNIVFVGQTGTGKTLLAKTIAKFLNVPFAIVDATVFTEAGYVGEDVESILSRLLQVCDYDVASAERGIVYIDEIDKISRKSDNPSITRDVSGEGVQQAMLKMLEGTDVNVPPQGGRKHPEQKLVKINTSNILFICGGAFDGIEKIIARRINTQVIGFKSEDAQLIDRDNMLQYINHQDLKGYGLIPELIGRLPVLAYLEPLDLEALRRILIEPRNALVKQYKKLFELEGIKLEFTQDAIEFIAEKALDFKLGARGLRSICEAIMTDAMFDLPSTRDVKHFEISRAYAEEKLNRSKLSKQLRAA, translated from the coding sequence ATGCGACGCAGTAAGCAAAGTTATCGCTGTTCCTTTTGCGGCCGGGACAAATCCGAAGCCCTCATCCTCATCGCAGGAATCGATGGGCACATCTGTGAGGTCTGTGTGGAACAGGCAGGGGAGATCATTGAAGAAGAGCTCTACGGCGGCAAGCGCAAAGAAGAAGGAAAAAAAGACTTCCTCATACCCGATAAGATCACTCCGAGAGAGATCAAAACGCATCTCGACCATTACGTGATCGGGCAGGATGAGGCCAAGAAGTTTCTCTCCGTAGCCGTTTACAACCACTACAAACGCCTGCGGCAATCCCGCCACGAAGAAGTCGAGATCGAAAAGTCCAACATCGTCTTTGTCGGCCAAACCGGCACGGGCAAGACCCTTCTGGCCAAAACGATCGCCAAATTCCTCAACGTCCCCTTCGCCATCGTCGACGCTACCGTCTTTACCGAAGCGGGCTACGTAGGGGAAGACGTGGAAAGCATTTTGAGCCGCTTGCTCCAGGTTTGCGACTACGATGTCGCCTCCGCTGAAAGAGGGATCGTTTACATCGACGAAATCGATAAAATCTCCCGCAAGAGCGACAATCCTTCCATTACCCGCGATGTGTCGGGCGAAGGCGTGCAACAGGCCATGCTGAAAATGCTGGAAGGCACCGACGTCAACGTCCCGCCCCAGGGAGGCCGCAAACACCCGGAGCAAAAACTGGTCAAGATCAATACGAGCAATATTCTGTTTATCTGCGGCGGCGCCTTCGACGGCATCGAAAAAATCATCGCCCGCCGGATAAACACGCAGGTGATCGGCTTCAAATCGGAAGATGCCCAATTGATCGACCGGGACAATATGCTGCAGTACATCAACCACCAGGACCTGAAAGGCTACGGCCTCATTCCCGAACTGATCGGCCGCCTGCCGGTGCTGGCTTATCTGGAGCCCCTCGACCTGGAAGCCCTCCGGCGCATCCTCATAGAACCCCGCAACGCCCTGGTGAAACAATACAAAAAACTGTTCGAACTGGAAGGCATCAAACTGGAATTTACCCAGGACGCCATCGAATTCATCGCCGAAAAAGCGCTGGATTTCAAACTCGGCGCCCGCGGCCTGCGCAGCATCTGCGAGGCCATCATGACCGACGCCATGTTCGACCTGCCTTCCACGCGCGACGTCAAACACTTTGAGATCAGCCGCGCCTACGCCGAAGAGAAACTCAACCGCAGCAAACTCAGCAAGCAACTGCGCGCCGCGTAG
- the tig gene encoding trigger factor, translated as MPKVVREDIDNLNTVLTVTLEKADYEPKFNSELSKHRKQAQMKGFRKGKTPVSILKKMYGKSVLVEVINEVLQKELSGYLAGEDLRILGQPLPSKDQEPLDFELKELHDYTFKFDLGLAPEFEVQGVGPDSTFEKIEVEATEEMIDEELEAARKRHGERQFVEEDIRENDMVKLLAKELDGEEVKEEGVESEFSVLVSAISNEEAKQQLLSGKKGDAFRFNLFELEEEKDEKYVRKYFLELSDDDEREVGQHYEVTVEEVSRIVPAELNQEFFDKFFGEGEVASEEEARDKIREQIEKFYNGQSEALLFRDMQEKLMELNEMELPEGFLKRWMKSSNEKLDDEAIEKEYGAFAKNLQWSLIRSKLIKRFGVEVKQEEVFETLKNQVRSYFGGVATGMEHIVESTAGRLMEDKKQVEQAYEKILSDKIFDAVAAEVTVEAKKTSLEEFESIVAKAREESAAANREEEE; from the coding sequence ATGCCAAAAGTTGTCAGAGAGGATATTGACAATTTAAATACCGTCCTTACGGTAACTCTTGAAAAAGCAGATTACGAACCCAAGTTCAATTCTGAACTCAGCAAACACCGGAAGCAGGCACAGATGAAAGGCTTCCGCAAAGGGAAAACCCCCGTCAGCATCCTGAAAAAGATGTACGGCAAATCTGTACTTGTCGAGGTGATCAATGAAGTGCTCCAGAAGGAACTCTCTGGCTACCTTGCCGGAGAGGATTTGCGCATCCTGGGGCAGCCCCTTCCTTCCAAAGACCAGGAACCCCTTGATTTCGAGCTGAAAGAGCTGCACGATTACACCTTCAAATTCGACCTGGGGCTGGCCCCTGAATTCGAAGTGCAGGGCGTAGGCCCGGACAGCACCTTCGAGAAAATAGAGGTAGAAGCCACCGAAGAGATGATCGACGAGGAGCTGGAAGCTGCCCGAAAGCGCCACGGCGAACGCCAGTTCGTCGAAGAAGATATCCGGGAAAACGACATGGTCAAATTGTTAGCCAAAGAACTGGACGGAGAGGAGGTTAAAGAGGAAGGCGTAGAATCGGAGTTCAGCGTGCTGGTAAGCGCCATCTCCAATGAAGAGGCCAAACAGCAACTGCTGAGCGGCAAAAAAGGAGATGCTTTCCGATTCAACCTTTTCGAACTGGAAGAAGAGAAAGATGAAAAGTATGTGCGCAAGTATTTCCTCGAGCTCAGCGACGACGACGAGCGGGAAGTAGGCCAGCATTATGAGGTGACGGTGGAGGAAGTAAGCCGCATCGTACCGGCGGAGCTCAACCAGGAATTTTTCGATAAATTCTTTGGGGAAGGAGAAGTGGCCAGCGAAGAGGAAGCCCGCGATAAAATTCGCGAACAGATCGAAAAGTTCTACAACGGCCAATCGGAAGCCCTGCTCTTCCGGGATATGCAGGAAAAGCTGATGGAACTCAACGAGATGGAGCTGCCCGAAGGCTTTTTGAAGCGCTGGATGAAAAGCAGCAATGAAAAGCTCGACGACGAAGCCATCGAAAAGGAATACGGCGCTTTCGCTAAAAACCTTCAGTGGTCGCTGATCCGCAGCAAGCTCATCAAAAGGTTCGGGGTGGAAGTCAAACAGGAGGAGGTTTTTGAAACTCTGAAGAACCAGGTGCGTAGTTACTTTGGCGGCGTGGCGACGGGCATGGAGCACATCGTAGAAAGCACCGCCGGCCGCCTGATGGAGGACAAAAAACAGGTCGAACAGGCCTACGAAAAAATCCTTTCCGACAAAATCTTCGACGCGGTGGCCGCCGAAGTAACGGTGGAGGCAAAAAAAACCAGCCTGGAAGAGTTTGAAAGCATCGTGGCCAAAGCCCGGGAGGAGTCTGCCGCAGCGAACAGAGAGGAAGAAGAATAA
- a CDS encoding ATP-dependent Clp protease proteolytic subunit produces the protein MFHKDEFMKYATRHLGMSSMHLEKYIDTATPNFAPNVQGFTTAIIDERIKNVFPMDVFSRLMMDRIIFMGVPVNDYVANVIQAQLLFLESDDPKRDVQMFINSPGGSVIAGLGIYDTMQYVAPDVNTICTGLAASMGAVLLTAGTKGKRTCLYHSRVMIHQPLGGMQGQVTDMEISYKLIKDMQKQLYDILAAHTGQPFEKIEEDCDRDNWMTAAQAKEYGLIDEVLDRNNPKKEE, from the coding sequence ATGTTCCACAAAGATGAATTTATGAAGTATGCTACCCGACATCTCGGCATGAGTAGCATGCATCTTGAAAAATACATCGACACGGCTACCCCGAACTTCGCGCCCAACGTTCAGGGCTTTACCACCGCAATTATCGACGAACGGATCAAGAACGTATTCCCTATGGACGTTTTCTCCCGCCTGATGATGGACCGCATTATCTTCATGGGAGTGCCCGTTAACGACTATGTAGCCAACGTGATCCAGGCGCAGCTCCTGTTCCTGGAATCCGATGACCCCAAGCGCGACGTGCAGATGTTTATCAACAGCCCCGGCGGCTCGGTGATCGCCGGCCTGGGCATCTACGACACGATGCAGTACGTAGCCCCCGATGTCAACACCATTTGCACCGGCCTGGCCGCTTCGATGGGCGCTGTGCTGCTCACCGCAGGCACCAAAGGCAAGCGCACCTGCCTCTACCACAGCCGGGTGATGATCCACCAGCCGCTGGGCGGCATGCAGGGCCAGGTGACCGACATGGAGATTTCCTACAAGCTGATCAAGGATATGCAGAAACAGCTCTACGATATCCTGGCAGCCCACACTGGGCAGCCCTTCGAAAAGATCGAAGAGGACTGTGACCGGGACAACTGGATGACCGCCGCCCAGGCCAAGGAATACGGCCTGATCGACGAAGTCCTCGACCGGAACAATCCGAAGAAAGAAGAATAA